From the genome of Nasonia vitripennis strain AsymCx chromosome 1, Nvit_psr_1.1, whole genome shotgun sequence, one region includes:
- the CYP4AB23 gene encoding cytochrome P450 4AB23, with the protein MLMHLLLFIVLALTVFHFYIRYRRIGRLASAIPGPSPYPFIGNMLSFDISSPVSMWLVLRQLSNQYYPITRVWMTTEALYSVRHPDDIEIALTSRKTIDKGWVYKYLHPWLRTGLLTSSGEKWRHRRKILTPAFHFNILRKYMDITQEQGEKLIKFLQCDGKESVQSLIPFCSKFTLNIICESAMGVALDSLDTKTIEKYKQAIYKIGEITVYRMPRPYIHDWMLKLVPFLPINRHRKQALSILHEFTAKVLKERKEYHDRTGNKYLQGLTEEDKDGDEDVYMGCKKRLAMLDLLLSAEKDGLIDDEGIKEEVDTFTFEGHDTTGMAMTFILMLLAENKNAQDKARAEVNEMLKKNNGILGIAEVQELHYLERCIKESMRLYPPVPTIFRDVSEDLQFKHGLIPGGSCVVCHFYDLHRDPNFWDEPDKFDPDRFLLENSSKRHPFAYIPFSAGSRNCIGQKFALLELKSILGRILQNFYLEPVTRLADIKLIADLVLRPSEPVHLKFVKIEKNT; encoded by the exons ATGTTGATGCATCTATTACTATTTATAGTTTTGGCTTTGACAGTTTTCCATTTCTACATTAGATATCGAAGAATTGGAAGACTGGCATCGGCAATCCCGGGACCGTCGCCATATCCATTTATAGGAAATATGCTTTCCTTCGATATTTCCTCACCAG TAAGCATGTGGCTGGTATTGCGCCAACTTTCTAACCAATACTACCCGATTACAAGAGTATGGATGACTACAGAAGCACTATACAGTGTGAGACATCCGGATGATATAGAG ATTGCACTCACGAGTAGAAAGACTATAGATAAAGGTTGGGTATACAAGTATTTACATCCTTGGTTGAGAACTGGTCTTTTAACAAGTTCAG GCGAAAAATGGCGACACAGACGAAAAATTTTAACACCAGCTTTTCATTTTAACATTTTGCGTAAATATATGGATATCACGCAAGAACAGGGCGAAAAACTGATAAAGTTTCTCCAATGCGATGGTAAAGAGTCTGTTCAAAGTCTTATACCATTTTGTTCAAAGTTTACTTTGAACATTATCTGTG AGTCAGCTATGGGTGTTGCTTTAGACTCTTTAGATACGAAAACCatagaaaaatacaaacaagCTATTTATAAAATTGGCGAAATCACTGTCTACAG AATGCCTAGGCCATATATACATGACTGGATGTTAAAGCTGGTACCATTTTTACCAATTAATCGACACAGAAAACAAGCTCTTTCTATACTTCATGAATTTACAGCTAAGGTCTTAAAAGAACGTAAAGAATATCACGATCGTACGGGAAACAAATATTTGCAAGGGCTTACCGAAGAAGATAAAGACGGCGACGAAGACGTATACATGG GCTGCAAAAAGAGATTGGCTATGCTTGATTTGCTTTTATCAGCCGAAAAAGACGGTCTGATTGACGACGAAGGAATCAAAGAAGAAGTGGATACATTTACATTTGAG GGTCACGATACGACTGGAATGGCCATGACTTTCATCTTGATGCTGTTAgcagaaaacaaaaatgctcAG GATAAAGCTAGAGCCGAAGTAAATGAAATGTTGAAAAAGAACAATGGAATATTGGGTATTGCAGAGGTGCAAGAGCTGCACTATCTTGAACGTTGCATCAAAGAATCTATGAGGCTTTATCCACCTGTGCCGACTATTTTCAGAGACGTATCAGAAGATTTACAATTCA AACATGGATTGATTCCCGGTGGATCTTGTGTCGTCTGTCACTTCTACGATCTCCACAGAGATCCTAACTTTTGGGATGAGCCTGACAAATTTGATCCCGACAGATTTTTACTTGAAAATTCTTCGAAGCGCCATCCATTCGCTTATATACCATTCAGTGCTGGTTCTCGTAATTGCATAG GTCAAAAATTTGCTCTTCTTGAATTAAAATCAATACTTGGAAGAATCctgcaaaatttttacttaGAACCTGTGACTCGATTAGCCGATATAAAGTTaattgcagatttggtgctaCGACCTTCTGAGCCTGTTCATTTGAAATTtgtgaaaatagaaaaaaatacgtgA